One Luoshenia tenuis DNA window includes the following coding sequences:
- a CDS encoding carbamoyl phosphate synthase small subunit, which yields MEQTLYLVLENGRVFKGKGFGAEGEVTGEVVFSTGMTGYLETLTDPSYYGQIIVQTFPLIGNYGVIPEDFEKDQTYLRAYVVREWCEEPSNYRCADVLDNFLKEQNIIGLCGIDTRELTKIIRDHGVMNGKIVRTLDHMEQDLQEIKAYRVQDAVPNTSCKAVFEEKAENSTHKVVLWDLGAKMNISRELLKRGCDVITVPYNTTAEEVLALNPDGVMLTNGPGDPADNMDVAQEIAKVVAARVPTFGICMGHQLLALSQGAKTMRLKYGHRGANQPVKDLSSGRVFISSQNHGYAVVSESLPQTAHVFFENANDGTCEGVAYDDVPAFSVQFHPEACAGPHDTAYLFDQFIGMMEENKHA from the coding sequence GAACGGGCGCGTTTTCAAGGGGAAGGGCTTTGGCGCCGAAGGCGAAGTGACAGGAGAGGTAGTTTTCTCCACGGGAATGACCGGATATTTGGAGACCCTGACCGATCCTAGTTATTATGGGCAAATCATCGTTCAGACGTTTCCGCTCATCGGGAATTATGGCGTGATTCCAGAGGATTTTGAAAAAGACCAAACCTATCTTAGAGCATATGTCGTGCGCGAATGGTGCGAAGAGCCGAGTAATTACCGGTGCGCCGACGTGCTCGACAATTTTTTAAAAGAGCAGAACATCATCGGCCTTTGCGGGATCGATACCCGGGAGCTGACCAAGATCATCCGTGACCACGGGGTAATGAACGGCAAGATCGTCCGCACGCTGGATCATATGGAGCAGGACCTGCAGGAGATCAAGGCTTACCGGGTGCAGGACGCCGTGCCCAACACCAGCTGCAAGGCGGTGTTTGAGGAAAAGGCGGAAAACAGCACGCACAAGGTGGTGCTATGGGACCTGGGGGCCAAGATGAACATCAGCCGGGAGTTGCTCAAACGCGGGTGCGATGTGATCACCGTGCCGTATAATACTACTGCGGAGGAAGTGCTGGCCCTGAACCCCGATGGGGTGATGCTGACCAACGGCCCGGGAGACCCGGCGGATAACATGGATGTGGCCCAGGAGATCGCCAAGGTCGTAGCCGCGCGCGTGCCCACCTTTGGCATCTGCATGGGGCACCAGCTGCTGGCCTTGAGCCAGGGAGCCAAGACCATGCGGCTTAAGTACGGGCACCGGGGGGCCAACCAGCCGGTGAAGGATCTCAGCAGCGGGCGGGTATTTATCTCCAGCCAGAACCACGGCTATGCGGTGGTGAGCGAATCGCTGCCCCAAACAGCCCACGTTTTCTTTGAAAATGCCAACGACGGCACCTGCGAGGGCGTGGCCTATGACGATGTGCCGGCATTCTCGGTGCAGTTCCACCCGGAAGCCTGCGCAGGCCCGCACGATACGGCTTACCTGTTCGACCAGTTTATCGGGATGATGGAGGAGAATAAGCATGCCTAG